The sequence AATGCCTTTGCTTCCCCTCTATCCTGCGTTGTGAGATTACGATAAATATATTATTAGTGAATTATATTATTACAACAAATCATAAAccaattattttttattcaccAAAGTTGTCAATAATTCTGGAGGATACTGTAtatgggtctgggtctgggtctgggtgtgtgtgtgtgtgtgtgtgtgtgtgtgtgtgtgtgtaaaactcaCGTTCTccatatggtggtggtggggatgaatggatggatgaatggttgtgtgtgtgtgtgtgtgtgtgtgtgtgtgtgtgtgtgtgtgtgtgtgtgtgtgtaaaactcaCGTTCtccagatggtggtggtggggatgaaTGGATGTATTaatggttgggtgtgtgtgtgtgtgtgtgtgtgtaaaactcaCGTTCtccaggtgatggtggtggggatgAATGGATgtatgaatggtgtgtgtgtgtgtgtgtgtgtgtgtgtgtgtgtgtttgtttgtttgtgtgtgtgtgtgtgtgtgtgtgtgtgtttgtgtaaaactCACGTTCtccaggtgatggtggtggggatgaatggttgtgtgtgtgtgtgtgtgtgtgtgtgtgtgtgtgtgtgtgtgtgtgtgtgtgtgtgtgtgtgtgtgtgtgtgtaaaactcaCGTTCtccaggtgatggtggtggggatggggtTGCCTTTGGCTTGACAGGTGAGCTCCACGTTGGTGCGTCCCATGTACCAGTTATTATCATAGCCCACTATGGAGACCAAGggggcatctacacacacacacacacacacacacacgcacacaagttaTTATCATAGCCCACTATGGAGACCAAGggggcatctacacacacacacacacacacacaagttattaTCATAGCCCACTATGGAGACCAAGggggcatctacacacacacacacacacacacacacaagttattaTCATAGCCCACTATGGAGACCAAGggggcatctacacacacacacacacacacacacacacaagttattaTCATAGCCCACTATGGACACCAAGggggcatctacacacacacacacacacacaagttattaTCATAGCCCACTATGGAGACCAAGggggcatctacacacacacacacacacacacacacacacacacaccagttattATCATAGCCCACTATGGAGACTAAGggggcatctacacacacacacacacacacacacaagttattaTCATAGCCCACTATGGAGACCAAGggggcatctacacacacacacacacacacacaagttattaTCATAGCCCACTATGGAGACCAAGggggcatctacacacacacacacacacacacacacacaccagttattATCATAGCCCACTATGGAGACCAAGggggcatctacacacacacacacacacacaagttattaTCATAGCCCACTATGGAGACCAAGggggcatctacacacacacacacacacaagttattaTCATAGCCCACTATGGAGACCAAGggggcatctacacacacacacacacacacaagttattaTCATAGCCCACTATGGAGACCAAGggggcatctacacacacaccagttattATCATAGCCCACTatggagaccacacacacacagacacacacacacacacacacacacacacacttacactcgaTGGCGAGCTTCATGGGGAAGCTCTCGGGCTTGGCCTGATGCGgtgctccaccacacacacacacacacacacacacacacacacacacacactcgatggCGAGCTTCATGGGGAAGCTCTCGGGCTTGGCCTGATGCGgtgctccaccacacacacacacacacacacacacacacacacacacacacacacacttacactcgaTGGCGAGCTTCATGGGGAAGCTCTCGGGCTTGGCCTGATGTGgtgctcaaccacacacacacacacacacacacacacacacacacacttacactcgaTGGCGAGCTTCATGGGGAAGCTCTCGGGTTTGGCCTGTGTGCGGTGCTCCACGACGCAGCTGATGTCCTTCCCGTTGTCGGCGGGCGTGGGGGTCAGTCTGTAGTCGCTGCGGACGGTCACCGTGTTGTCCGGCTCCTGCGTGGTCGTCATGGTAGCGTTGCCGTTGACCGAGGTCACCCAGCGGATCTTCGGCGCCGGACGCCCGTTAGCCGACTCACACCGCGCCACCACCACCGACTTATCGCCCGCCACTACCGTCACCGGGGACCCCGAGTTCTTGGGTTTGGctacgagagagacagagacagagagagagagggagacagagacagagagagagagagagagggagagagagagagagagagagagagagggagagggagagggagagggagagggagagggagagggagagggagagggagagggagagggagagggagagagagagagagagagagagagagagagagagagagagagagagagagagagagggaggggagggagggagagagagagagagagagagggagggagggagggagagagatgcatgtgtgtgagactttCCTTCCAGTTAAAGGACAAGAGAATGAAAGACATGGAGCTGGCGTTGGCAGAGTGGCTagctggtcctgtgtgtgtgtgtgtgtgtgtgtgtgtgtgtgtgtggctgaaggATCATCCTCTGCCCTTCTTACTTTCACttacacattatgtgtgtgtgtgtgtgtgtgtgtgtgtgtgagcagtggatCGATGTGCTCTACAGATCCCTGTGGAGTAGCAGTGGGAGCTGCACCCCATTAACATCAAACCCATtcatctgaccacacacacacagacacacacacacacacacacacacacacacacacacacctctgttctCTTTGCTCTACACACTGATCAATATTGAGCTGTAGACCACGGAGGACTCCTTTATTACTGCCCTCTATAAGGTGCtactgttctcacacacacacacaccaaaaaaacccATGGACACCCACAgacatgtgaatacacacacacacacacagagactaacCCAGCATGACGAGGTTGgtgatgcccacacacactcacactcacacactcactcactcacccagcaTGACAAGGTTGgtgatgcccacacacacacacacacacacacacacacacacacacacacacacacacccagcatgaCGAGGTTGGTGATGCCCTGGGCGTTGCCCGTAGGGTAGGTGGCGTATTCGCAGATGTGTCCCtcgtcacactcacactcacactcacactcacactcacactcacactcacactcacactcacactcacactcacactcacactcacactcacactcacactcacactcacactcacacacacacacacacacacacacacactcacccagcatGACGAGGTTGgtgatgcccacacacacacacacacacacacacacacacacacacacactcacacacacacacacacacacacacacactcacacacacacacacactcacccagcatGACAAGGTTGgtgatgcccacacacacacacacacactcacacacacacacacacacacacacacacacacacacacacccagcatgaCAAGGTTGGtgatgccctcacacacacacacacacacacacacactcacacacacacacacacacacacacacacacactcacccagcatGACGAGGTTGGTGATGCCCTGGGCGTTGCCCGTAGGGTAGGTGGCGTATTCGCAGATGTAGCGtccctcgtcacacacacacacacacacacacacacacacacacacacactctcacacacacacacacacacacacacacacacacacactcacccagcatGACGAGGTTGGTGATGCCCTGGGCGTTGCCGGTGGGGTAGGTGGCGTATTCGCAGATGTAGCGTCCCTCGTCGGTCATCTTGACGTCGGAGATCTGGATGGAGGGCGTGTCCAGGGTGGGGGCGGTGAAGGTCACTCTGCCCTTGACCGGCGAGTCGGGGTAGCTGGCGCCGAACGTGGGATGGAACACGGCGATGTTGATGCGCTCGCCTTCCGGCGGCTCAAGGATCCACGACACCTGAGGACACcagacacagagagtgtgtgtgagtgtgtgtgtgagtgtgtgtgtgtgtgtgagtgtgtgtgagggagagagagagggagagagtgtgtgtgtgagtgtgtgtgtgagggagagagagagggagagagtgtgtgtgagtgtgtgtgtgtgtgtgtgtgtgtgtgtgtgtgtgtgtgtgtgtgtgtgtgagtgtgtgtgagtgtgagggagagagtgtgtgtgagtgtgtgtgtgtgtgtgtgtgtgtgtgtgtgagggagagagtgtgtgtgagtgtgtgtgtgtgtgagggagagagagagggagagagtgtgtgtgagtgtgtgtgtgtgtgtgtgtgtgtgtgtgagggagagagagagggagagagtgtgtgtgagtgtgtgtgtgtgtgtgtgtgtgtgtgtgtgtgtgtgtgtgtgagggagagagagagggagagagtgtgtgtgagtgtgtgtgtgtgtgtgtgtgtgtgagggagagagagagggagagagtgtgtgtgagtgtgtgtgtgtgtgtgtgtgtgtgagggagagagagagggagagagtgtgtgtgagtgtgtgtgtgtgtgagggagagagagagggagagagtgtgtgtgagtgtgtgtgtgtgtgtgtgtgtgtgtgagggagagagagagggagagagtgtgtgtgagtgtgtgtgtgtgtgagagggagagagtgtgtgtgagtgtgtgtgtgtgtgtgtgtgtgtgtgtgtgagggagagagagagggagagagtgtgtgtgagtgtgtgtgtgtgtgtgtgtgtgagggagagagagagggagagagtgtgtgtgagtgtgtgtgtgtgtgtgtgtgtgagggagagagagagggagagagtgtgtgtgagtgtgtgtgagtgtgtgtgagtgtgtgtgagtgtgtgtgagtgtgtgtgtgagtgtgtgtgagtgtgtgtgagtgtgtgtgagtgtgtgtgagtgtgtgtgtgtgtgagggagagagagagggagagagtgtgtgtgagtgtgtgagtgtgtgtgtgtgtgtgtgagggagagagagagagggagagagtgtgtgtgagtgtgagggagagattgtgtgtgagtgtgaggagagagagagagagagagaggggagagagagtgtgtgtgagcgtgaggaaaggagagagagagtgtgtgtgagtgtgagaaagtgtgagtgtgtgtgagtgtgagggagggagagagagagagcgagagagagggagagtgtgtgtgtgagcgagtgtgagggagtgtgagtgtgtgtggtctgtagggctgttggaacgaatttcggtattcgaatataattcgaatgtgtaaCAAATTAATACTATTCGAATGTTAAAattataattcgaatgtgtttcttttattattatttttttaagtgctttaggtgctgctgagagctccctcctccttttctcagcgcttcggtcaagtgtttattgttgctatgttaccaaaaccgtctgacagtaaggccagcacgtctttttggaatgtttgcctaatgctagctaactagccaacgagctaactgaaatggcagcagtcgttcagcagtcggcttcagacaacctgggaccaaaacacgtctacctttaaCACGGCGAAATCCCCCTGAGCCCGTTATTTCTGTAACGTGAATGTAATGTTTCTCAGTCAGAAAATGGCTATAATTTATTTAGCAAGACAGCTATCAcgtaaaacaagtcaactacgatgtcatagtggcagtggcataggctaagcccgtttttacagtgtgagtagatagaaaaatagtaaatattaataagtcaaaattgaccattaaatattcgaatataattctaatttagaaaaataataatgaatgaaattcgaATGGGATAATAGAGGAAAATTGAcagccctagtggtctgtaatCATGAGTCCCAAAGTTGTATTTCATATCTTCCTTATTTGAATCCACcaacagaaatgtgtgtgtgtgtgccatcgcAACAGTTTCTCTgccatgaacaaacacacataaccacacgcgcacacgcacacacacacacgcacacacgcacacacgcactcacctGGGACACTTGTGTGCTTCCTGGGTTGACGAACTTGCAGGGCAGCTCCACATTCTGACCAGGATATGACATCACCTCTGGCTCCACCTGGACGAGCTGGCCCAGTGCCCCTggacaggaagaggaggggcatgagaaacaggaaacaagagagagaagcgCCAGGCAGTTCCCGTCTgtcccagcctctctctctctctcttccaccctgtgtgtgtgtgtgtgtgtgtgtgtgtgtgtgtgtgcatattctaATGTTCTCATATTCTTGATTTCCATGATCTGCAGAGCAGAATCCAGATTTGAACACATACAACAGCAAAAGGCCTCAAATAGTTCACTTGAAGTGGAATGAAATCAATCTAATTCGTTCTCCAtgatcatcctcatcatcctcatcgaACGACAACATGAGCAACGATGGAGAAGAACCACGCATTTGATGGAGTCAGAATATGCCATACATACAAGAATATACaacaggaggtggagagagagagagagagggagagagagagagggagagagagagagggagagagagagagagagagagagacacaaatacTTCAACACTTTGAACAGCATCGTTCCCTATTTCACAAAACTGGAGGTGTGCTGTGCGACAGTTAGATGCTTGCATGCAGTTAGGATAcaatgtgagagaggagaggagaggagaggaaagagagagagagagagagaggagaggggaatgaggggtagaggaggagagagggggatagagagagaggagagagaggagtgacaaACAGAAGCTGAGTGTCAGAGATGTTCTACTTTACTCAGCCCCATTGCCTGCAGGtgacgtacacgcacacgcacacacacacacacacacacacacacacacacacacacacacacacacacacggccaa comes from Sardina pilchardus chromosome 6, fSarPil1.1, whole genome shotgun sequence and encodes:
- the LOC134082243 gene encoding nectin-2-like yields the protein MDLIISVVLLLCVQGALGQLVQVEPEVMSYPGQNVELPCKFVNPGSTQVSQVSWILEPPEGERINIAVFHPTFGASYPDSPVKGRVTFTAPTLDTPSIQISDVKMTDEGRYICEYATYPTGNAQGITNLVMLAKPKNSGSPVTVVAGDKSVVVARCESANGRPAPKIRWVTSVNGNATMTTTQEPDNTVTVRSDYRLTPTPADNGKDISCVVEHRTQAKPESFPMKLAIEYAPLVSIVGYDNNWYMGRTNVELTCQAKGNPIPTTITWRTLTGHMPDTVQVTENKLKVLKVDETVNTTFICEVRNRLGIGKNQVTVNVRGLTFTRCSSC